The Callithrix jacchus isolate 240 chromosome X, calJac240_pri, whole genome shotgun sequence genome contains a region encoding:
- the ATP2B3 gene encoding plasma membrane calcium-transporting ATPase 3 isoform X9 translates to MGDMANSSIEFHPKPQQQREAPHAGGFGCTLAELRTLMELRGAEALQKIEETYGDVSGLCRRLKTSPTVGLADNTNDLEKRRQIYGQNFIPPKQPKTFLQLVWEALQDVTLIILEVAAIVSLGLSFYAPPGEESEACGNVSGGTEDEGEAEAGWIEGAAILLSVICVVLVTAFNDWSKEKQFRGLQSRIEQEQKFTVIRNGQLLQVPVAALVVGDIAQVKYGDLLPADGVLIQANDLKIDESSLTGESDHVRKSADKDPMLLSGTHVMEGSGRMVVTAVGVNSQTGIIFTLLGAGGEEEEKKDKKGKQQDGAMESSQTKAKRQDGAVAMEMQPLKSAEGGEMEDREKKRARAPKKEKSVLQGKLTKLAVQIGKAGLVMSAITVIILVLYFVIETFVVEGRTWLAECTPVYVQYFVKFFIIGVTVLVVAVPEGLPLAVTISLAYSVKKMMKDNNLVRHLDACETMGNATAICSDKTGTLTTNRMTVVQSYLGDTHYKEIPAPSALTPKILDLLVHAISINSAYTTKILPPEKEGALPRQVGNKTECALLGFVLDLKRDFQPVREQIPEDKLYKVYTFNSVRKSMSTVIRMPDGGFRLFSKGASEILLKNFRPRDRDDIVRKIIEPMACDGLRTICIAYRDFPEGQEPDWDNENEVVSDLTCIAVVGIEDPVRPEVPEAIRKCQRAGITVRMVTGDNINTARAIAAKCGIIQPGEDFLCLEGKEFNRRIRNEKGEIEQERLDKVWPKLRVLARSSPTDKHTLVKGIIDSTSGEQRQVVAVTGDGTNDGPALKKADVGFAMGIAGTDVAKEASDIILTDDNFTSIVKAVMWGRNVYDSISKFLQFQLTVNVVAVIVAFTGACITQDSPLKAVQMLWVNLIMDTFASLALATEPPTESLLLRKPYGRDKPLISRTMMKNILGHAVYQLAIIFTLLFVGELFFDIDSGRNAPLHSPPSEHYTIIFNTFVMMQLFNEINARKIHGERNVFDGIFSNPIFCTIVLGTFGIQIVIVQFGGKPFSCSPLSTEQWLWCLFVGVGELVWGQVIATIPTSQLKCLKEAGHGPGKDEMTDEELAEGEEEIDHAERELRRGQILWFRGLNRIQTQMEVVSTFKRSASLQGAVRRRSSVLSQLHDIRVVKAFRSSLYEGLEKPESKTSIHNFMATPEFLINDYTHNIPLIDDTDVDENEERLRAPPPPSPNQNNNAIDSGIYLTTHVTKSATSSVSPSSPRSSLHSVETAL, encoded by the exons GCCTGGCGGACAACACCAATGACCTGGAGAAGCGCAGGCAGATCTACGGGCAGAACTTCATCCCGCCCAAGCAGCCCAAGACTTTCCTGCAGCTGGTATGGGAGGCCCTGCAGGACGTCACCCTCATCATCCTGGAGGTGGCTGCCATCGTCTCCCTGGGCCTCTCATTCTACGCACCGCCAGGAGAGGAGAGTGAAG CTTGCGGGAATGTGTCAGGAGGCACAGAAGATGAGGGCGAGGCAGAGGCTGGCTGGATCGAGGGGGCTGCCATCCTGCTGTCCGTCATCTGTGTGGTGCTGGTGACGGCCTTCAATGACTGGAGCAAGGAGAAGCAGTTCCGAGGCCTGCAGAGCCGGATTGAGCAGGAGCAGAAGTTCACGGTCATCCGGAATGGGCAGCTCCTCCAGGTCCCCGTGGCTGCGCTGGTGGTGGGGGACATTGCCCAGGTCAAGTACG GAGACCTGCTGCCAGCCGATGGCGTGCTCATCCAGGCCAACGACCTCAAGATCGACGAGAGCTCCCTGACAGGCGAGTCTGACCACGTGCGCAAGTCAGCTGACAAAGACCCCATGCTGCTCTCAG GCACTCATGTCATGGAAGGTTCTGGAAGAATGGTGGTGACTGCTGTTGGCGTGAACTCCCAGACAGGCATCATCTTCACACTGCTTGGAGCTGgcggagaggaagaagagaagaaggataAGAAAG GCAAGCAGCAGGATGGGGCCATGGAGAGTAGCCAGACCAAAG CTAAGAGGCAGGATGGGGCAGTGGCCATGGAAATGCAACCCCTGAAGAGTGCGGAGGGTGGGGAAATGGAGGATCGGGAGAAGAAGAGAGCCCGCGCACCCAAGAAAGAGAAGTCTGTTCTTCAGGGGAAGCTCACGAAGCTAGCCGTGCAGATCGGGAAAGCAG GGCTGGTGATGTCTGCCATCACTGTGATCATCCTGGTCCTCTACTTTGTGATCGAGACGTTTGTTGTGGAGGGCCGGACGTGGCTGGCGGAGTGCACGCCGGTCTATGTGCAGTACTTTGTGAAGTTCTTCATCATCGGTGTCACTGTGCTGGTCGTGGCTGTCCCAGAGGGCCTGCCTCTTGCTGTCACCATCTCCTTAGCTTACTCTGTCAAG AAAATGATGAAAGACAACAACCTGGTGCGCCACCTGGATGCCTGTGAGACCATGGGTAATGCCACAGCCATCTGTTCTGACAAGACGGGCACGCTCACCACCAACCGCATGACCGTGGTCCAGTCCTATCTAGGGGACACCCACTACAAAGAGATTCCGGCCCCCAGCGCCCTGACCCCTAAGATCCTTGACCTCTTGGTCCATGCCATCTCCATCAACAGTGCCTATACCACCAAAATACTA CCTCCTGAGAAGGAAGGCGCCCTCCCACGCCAGGTGGGCAACAAGACAGAGTGCGCCCTACTGGGCTTTGTCCTGGACCTGAAGCGGGACTTCCAGCCCGTGCGGGAGCAGATCCCGGAAGACAAACTTTACAAAGTGTACACCTTCAACTCAGTCCGCAAGTCCATGAGCACAGTCATCCGCATGCCTGACGGTGGCTTCCGCCTCTTCAGCAAGGGGGCCTCGGAGATCCTGCTGAAAAA CTTTCGGCCTCGGGACCGAGACGACATAGTGAGGAAGATCATCGAGCCGATGGCTTGTGACGGTCTCCGCACCATCTGCATCGCGTACCGGGACTTCCCTGAAGGCCAGGAACCTGACTGGGACAATGAGAACGAGGTTGTGAGTGACCTCACCTGCATAGCTGTCGTGGGCATTGAGGACCCTGTGCGGCCCGAG GTCCCTGAAGCTATCCGAAAATGCCAGCGTGCTGGTATCACAGTTCGCATGGTGACTGGGGACAACATCAACACGGCCCGGGCCATTGCGGCCAAATGTGGCATCATCCAGCCCGGGGAGGACTTCCTGTGCCTGGAAGGGAAAGAATTCAACCGGCGGATCCGCAACGAGAAAGGCGAG ATAGAACAGGAGCGGCTGGACAAGGTGTGGCCCAAGCTGAGGGTGCTGGCCCGGTCATCTCCCACCGACAAACACACTCTGGTCAAAG GGATTATCGACAGCACCAGTGGCGAGCAGCGGCAGGTGGTGGCTGTGACTGGGGATGGCACCAACGATGGGCCGGCCCTCAAGAAGGCGGACGTGGGCTTTGCCATG GGCATCGCGGGGACCGATGTGGCCAAGGAGGCGTCCGACATCATCCTGACAGATGACAACTTCACCAGCATCGTCAAGGCCGTCATGTGGGGCCGCAACGTCTACGACAGCATCTCCAAGTTCCTGCAGTTCCAACTGACAGTCAACGTGGTGGCCGTGATCGTGGCCTTCACAGGTGCATGCATTACTCAG GACTCTCCTCTCAAAGCCGTGCAGATGTTGTGGGTGAACTTGATCATGGATACCTTTGCCTCTCTGGCCCTGGCGACGGAGCCTCCCACAGAGTCACTGCTGCTGCGAAAGCCATATGGCCGAGACAAGCCCCTCATCTCCCGCACCATGATGAAGAATATCCTGGGCCACGCTGTGTACCAGCTCGCCATCATCTTCACCCTGCTCTTTGTCG GAGAGCTCTTCTTCGACATCGACAGCGGAAGGAACGCGCCCCTGCACTCACCCCCCTCAGAGCACTATACCATCATCTTCAACACCTTCGTCATGATGCAGCTGTTCAATGAGATCAACGCCCGCAAGATCCACGGCGAGAGGAACGTCTTCGATGGCATCTTCAGCAACCCCATCTTCTGCACCATCGTCCTGGGCACTTTCGGGATCCAG ATTGTTATCGTCCAGTTCGGCGGGAAGCCCTTCAGCTGCTCCCCGCTGTCCACGGAACAGTGGCTCTGGTGCCTGTTTGTTGGTGTTGGGGAGCTGGTCTGGGGACAG GTCATTGCCACCATCCCCACCAGCCAGCTCAAGTGCCTGAAGGAAGCTGGGCATGGACCGGGGAAGGATGAGATGACAGACGAGGAGCTAGCCGAAGGCGAGGAAGAGATTGACCACGCCGAGCGGGAGCTCCGCAGGGGCCAGATCCTCTGGTTCCGGGGCCTGAACCGGATTCAGACCCAG ATGGAGGTAGTGAGTACCTTCAAGAGAAGCGCTTCATTGCAGGGTGCTGTGCGCCGGCGGTCCTCGGTCCTCAGCCAGCTCCATGAC ATCCGGGTGGTGAAAGCATTCCGTAGCTCACTCTACGAAGGCCTGGAGAAACCAGAATCCAAGACCTCCATTCACAACTTCATGGCCACGCCTGAGTTTCTGATCAACGACTATACCCACAACATCCCGCTCATCGATGACACGGATGTGGATGAGAACGAGGAGCGCCTCCGGGCCCCCCCGCCCCCGTCCCCCAACCAGAACAACAACGCCATAGACAGTGGCATCTATCTGACCACGCATGTCACCAAGTCAGCTACCTCTTCAGTGTCTCCCTCCAGTCCCAGGAGCTCGCTCCACAGCGTGGAGACGGCCCTCTAA
- the ATP2B3 gene encoding plasma membrane calcium-transporting ATPase 3 isoform X19, producing MGDMANSSIEFHPKPQQQREAPHAGGFGCTLAELRTLMELRGAEALQKIEETYGDVSGLCRRLKTSPTVGLADNTNDLEKRRQIYGQNFIPPKQPKTFLQLVWEALQDVTLIILEVAAIVSLGLSFYAPPGEESEACGNVSGGTEDEGEAEAGWIEGAAILLSVICVVLVTAFNDWSKEKQFRGLQSRIEQEQKFTVIRNGQLLQVPVAALVVGDIAQVKYGDLLPADGVLIQANDLKIDESSLTGESDHVRKSADKDPMLLSGTHVMEGSGRMVVTAVGVNSQTGIIFTLLGAGGEEEEKKDKKAKRQDGAVAMEMQPLKSAEGGEMEDREKKRARAPKKEKSVLQGKLTKLAVQIGKAGLVMSAITVIILVLYFVIETFVVEGRTWLAECTPVYVQYFVKFFIIGVTVLVVAVPEGLPLAVTISLAYSVKKMMKDNNLVRHLDACETMGNATAICSDKTGTLTTNRMTVVQSYLGDTHYKEIPAPSALTPKILDLLVHAISINSAYTTKILPPEKEGALPRQVGNKTECALLGFVLDLKRDFQPVREQIPEDKLYKVYTFNSVRKSMSTVIRMPDGGFRLFSKGASEILLKKCTNILNSNGELRSFRPRDRDDIVRKIIEPMACDGLRTICIAYRDFPEGQEPDWDNENEVVSDLTCIAVVGIEDPVRPEVPEAIRKCQRAGITVRMVTGDNINTARAIAAKCGIIQPGEDFLCLEGKEFNRRIRNEKGEIEQERLDKVWPKLRVLARSSPTDKHTLVKGIIDSTSGEQRQVVAVTGDGTNDGPALKKADVGFAMGIAGTDVAKEASDIILTDDNFTSIVKAVMWGRNVYDSISKFLQFQLTVNVVAVIVAFTGACITQDSPLKAVQMLWVNLIMDTFASLALATEPPTESLLLRKPYGRDKPLISRTMMKNILGHAVYQLAIIFTLLFVGELFFDIDSGRNAPLHSPPSEHYTIIFNTFVMMQLFNEINARKIHGERNVFDGIFSNPIFCTIVLGTFGIQIVIVQFGGKPFSCSPLSTEQWLWCLFVGVGELVWGQVIATIPTSQLKCLKEAGHGPGKDEMTDEELAEGEEEIDHAERELRRGQILWFRGLNRIQTQMEVVSTFKRSASLQGAVRRRSSVLSQLHDVTNLSTPTHVILSAANPASAAGNPGGESIP from the exons GCCTGGCGGACAACACCAATGACCTGGAGAAGCGCAGGCAGATCTACGGGCAGAACTTCATCCCGCCCAAGCAGCCCAAGACTTTCCTGCAGCTGGTATGGGAGGCCCTGCAGGACGTCACCCTCATCATCCTGGAGGTGGCTGCCATCGTCTCCCTGGGCCTCTCATTCTACGCACCGCCAGGAGAGGAGAGTGAAG CTTGCGGGAATGTGTCAGGAGGCACAGAAGATGAGGGCGAGGCAGAGGCTGGCTGGATCGAGGGGGCTGCCATCCTGCTGTCCGTCATCTGTGTGGTGCTGGTGACGGCCTTCAATGACTGGAGCAAGGAGAAGCAGTTCCGAGGCCTGCAGAGCCGGATTGAGCAGGAGCAGAAGTTCACGGTCATCCGGAATGGGCAGCTCCTCCAGGTCCCCGTGGCTGCGCTGGTGGTGGGGGACATTGCCCAGGTCAAGTACG GAGACCTGCTGCCAGCCGATGGCGTGCTCATCCAGGCCAACGACCTCAAGATCGACGAGAGCTCCCTGACAGGCGAGTCTGACCACGTGCGCAAGTCAGCTGACAAAGACCCCATGCTGCTCTCAG GCACTCATGTCATGGAAGGTTCTGGAAGAATGGTGGTGACTGCTGTTGGCGTGAACTCCCAGACAGGCATCATCTTCACACTGCTTGGAGCTGgcggagaggaagaagagaagaaggataAGAAAG CTAAGAGGCAGGATGGGGCAGTGGCCATGGAAATGCAACCCCTGAAGAGTGCGGAGGGTGGGGAAATGGAGGATCGGGAGAAGAAGAGAGCCCGCGCACCCAAGAAAGAGAAGTCTGTTCTTCAGGGGAAGCTCACGAAGCTAGCCGTGCAGATCGGGAAAGCAG GGCTGGTGATGTCTGCCATCACTGTGATCATCCTGGTCCTCTACTTTGTGATCGAGACGTTTGTTGTGGAGGGCCGGACGTGGCTGGCGGAGTGCACGCCGGTCTATGTGCAGTACTTTGTGAAGTTCTTCATCATCGGTGTCACTGTGCTGGTCGTGGCTGTCCCAGAGGGCCTGCCTCTTGCTGTCACCATCTCCTTAGCTTACTCTGTCAAG AAAATGATGAAAGACAACAACCTGGTGCGCCACCTGGATGCCTGTGAGACCATGGGTAATGCCACAGCCATCTGTTCTGACAAGACGGGCACGCTCACCACCAACCGCATGACCGTGGTCCAGTCCTATCTAGGGGACACCCACTACAAAGAGATTCCGGCCCCCAGCGCCCTGACCCCTAAGATCCTTGACCTCTTGGTCCATGCCATCTCCATCAACAGTGCCTATACCACCAAAATACTA CCTCCTGAGAAGGAAGGCGCCCTCCCACGCCAGGTGGGCAACAAGACAGAGTGCGCCCTACTGGGCTTTGTCCTGGACCTGAAGCGGGACTTCCAGCCCGTGCGGGAGCAGATCCCGGAAGACAAACTTTACAAAGTGTACACCTTCAACTCAGTCCGCAAGTCCATGAGCACAGTCATCCGCATGCCTGACGGTGGCTTCCGCCTCTTCAGCAAGGGGGCCTCGGAGATCCTGCTGAAAAA GTGCACCAACATCTTAAACAGCAATGGTGAACTCCGCAGCTTTCGGCCTCGGGACCGAGACGACATAGTGAGGAAGATCATCGAGCCGATGGCTTGTGACGGTCTCCGCACCATCTGCATCGCGTACCGGGACTTCCCTGAAGGCCAGGAACCTGACTGGGACAATGAGAACGAGGTTGTGAGTGACCTCACCTGCATAGCTGTCGTGGGCATTGAGGACCCTGTGCGGCCCGAG GTCCCTGAAGCTATCCGAAAATGCCAGCGTGCTGGTATCACAGTTCGCATGGTGACTGGGGACAACATCAACACGGCCCGGGCCATTGCGGCCAAATGTGGCATCATCCAGCCCGGGGAGGACTTCCTGTGCCTGGAAGGGAAAGAATTCAACCGGCGGATCCGCAACGAGAAAGGCGAG ATAGAACAGGAGCGGCTGGACAAGGTGTGGCCCAAGCTGAGGGTGCTGGCCCGGTCATCTCCCACCGACAAACACACTCTGGTCAAAG GGATTATCGACAGCACCAGTGGCGAGCAGCGGCAGGTGGTGGCTGTGACTGGGGATGGCACCAACGATGGGCCGGCCCTCAAGAAGGCGGACGTGGGCTTTGCCATG GGCATCGCGGGGACCGATGTGGCCAAGGAGGCGTCCGACATCATCCTGACAGATGACAACTTCACCAGCATCGTCAAGGCCGTCATGTGGGGCCGCAACGTCTACGACAGCATCTCCAAGTTCCTGCAGTTCCAACTGACAGTCAACGTGGTGGCCGTGATCGTGGCCTTCACAGGTGCATGCATTACTCAG GACTCTCCTCTCAAAGCCGTGCAGATGTTGTGGGTGAACTTGATCATGGATACCTTTGCCTCTCTGGCCCTGGCGACGGAGCCTCCCACAGAGTCACTGCTGCTGCGAAAGCCATATGGCCGAGACAAGCCCCTCATCTCCCGCACCATGATGAAGAATATCCTGGGCCACGCTGTGTACCAGCTCGCCATCATCTTCACCCTGCTCTTTGTCG GAGAGCTCTTCTTCGACATCGACAGCGGAAGGAACGCGCCCCTGCACTCACCCCCCTCAGAGCACTATACCATCATCTTCAACACCTTCGTCATGATGCAGCTGTTCAATGAGATCAACGCCCGCAAGATCCACGGCGAGAGGAACGTCTTCGATGGCATCTTCAGCAACCCCATCTTCTGCACCATCGTCCTGGGCACTTTCGGGATCCAG ATTGTTATCGTCCAGTTCGGCGGGAAGCCCTTCAGCTGCTCCCCGCTGTCCACGGAACAGTGGCTCTGGTGCCTGTTTGTTGGTGTTGGGGAGCTGGTCTGGGGACAG GTCATTGCCACCATCCCCACCAGCCAGCTCAAGTGCCTGAAGGAAGCTGGGCATGGACCGGGGAAGGATGAGATGACAGACGAGGAGCTAGCCGAAGGCGAGGAAGAGATTGACCACGCCGAGCGGGAGCTCCGCAGGGGCCAGATCCTCTGGTTCCGGGGCCTGAACCGGATTCAGACCCAG ATGGAGGTAGTGAGTACCTTCAAGAGAAGCGCTTCATTGCAGGGTGCTGTGCGCCGGCGGTCCTCGGTCCTCAGCCAGCTCCATGACGTAACCAATCTTTCTACCCCTACTCACGTAATTCTCTCTGCTGCCAATCCCGCCAGTGCTGCTGGGA ATCCGGGTGGTGAAAGCATTCCGTAG
- the ATP2B3 gene encoding plasma membrane calcium-transporting ATPase 3 isoform X17 yields the protein MGDMANSSIEFHPKPQQQREAPHAGGFGCTLAELRTLMELRGAEALQKIEETYGDVSGLCRRLKTSPTVGLADNTNDLEKRRQIYGQNFIPPKQPKTFLQLVWEALQDVTLIILEVAAIVSLGLSFYAPPGEESEACGNVSGGTEDEGEAEAGWIEGAAILLSVICVVLVTAFNDWSKEKQFRGLQSRIEQEQKFTVIRNGQLLQVPVAALVVGDIAQVKYGDLLPADGVLIQANDLKIDESSLTGESDHVRKSADKDPMLLSGTHVMEGSGRMVVTAVGVNSQTGIIFTLLGAGGEEEEKKDKKGKQQDGAMESSQTKGSNLGDGVPLCAAKRQDGAVAMEMQPLKSAEGGEMEDREKKRARAPKKEKSVLQGKLTKLAVQIGKAGLVMSAITVIILVLYFVIETFVVEGRTWLAECTPVYVQYFVKFFIIGVTVLVVAVPEGLPLAVTISLAYSVKKMMKDNNLVRHLDACETMGNATAICSDKTGTLTTNRMTVVQSYLGDTHYKEIPAPSALTPKILDLLVHAISINSAYTTKILPPEKEGALPRQVGNKTECALLGFVLDLKRDFQPVREQIPEDKLYKVYTFNSVRKSMSTVIRMPDGGFRLFSKGASEILLKNFRPRDRDDIVRKIIEPMACDGLRTICIAYRDFPEGQEPDWDNENEVVSDLTCIAVVGIEDPVRPEVPEAIRKCQRAGITVRMVTGDNINTARAIAAKCGIIQPGEDFLCLEGKEFNRRIRNEKGEIEQERLDKVWPKLRVLARSSPTDKHTLVKGIIDSTSGEQRQVVAVTGDGTNDGPALKKADVGFAMGIAGTDVAKEASDIILTDDNFTSIVKAVMWGRNVYDSISKFLQFQLTVNVVAVIVAFTGACITQDSPLKAVQMLWVNLIMDTFASLALATEPPTESLLLRKPYGRDKPLISRTMMKNILGHAVYQLAIIFTLLFVGELFFDIDSGRNAPLHSPPSEHYTIIFNTFVMMQLFNEINARKIHGERNVFDGIFSNPIFCTIVLGTFGIQIVIVQFGGKPFSCSPLSTEQWLWCLFVGVGELVWGQVIATIPTSQLKCLKEAGHGPGKDEMTDEELAEGEEEIDHAERELRRGQILWFRGLNRIQTQMEVVSTFKRSASLQGAVRRRSSVLSQLHDVTNLSTPTHVILSAANPASAAGNPGGESIP from the exons GCCTGGCGGACAACACCAATGACCTGGAGAAGCGCAGGCAGATCTACGGGCAGAACTTCATCCCGCCCAAGCAGCCCAAGACTTTCCTGCAGCTGGTATGGGAGGCCCTGCAGGACGTCACCCTCATCATCCTGGAGGTGGCTGCCATCGTCTCCCTGGGCCTCTCATTCTACGCACCGCCAGGAGAGGAGAGTGAAG CTTGCGGGAATGTGTCAGGAGGCACAGAAGATGAGGGCGAGGCAGAGGCTGGCTGGATCGAGGGGGCTGCCATCCTGCTGTCCGTCATCTGTGTGGTGCTGGTGACGGCCTTCAATGACTGGAGCAAGGAGAAGCAGTTCCGAGGCCTGCAGAGCCGGATTGAGCAGGAGCAGAAGTTCACGGTCATCCGGAATGGGCAGCTCCTCCAGGTCCCCGTGGCTGCGCTGGTGGTGGGGGACATTGCCCAGGTCAAGTACG GAGACCTGCTGCCAGCCGATGGCGTGCTCATCCAGGCCAACGACCTCAAGATCGACGAGAGCTCCCTGACAGGCGAGTCTGACCACGTGCGCAAGTCAGCTGACAAAGACCCCATGCTGCTCTCAG GCACTCATGTCATGGAAGGTTCTGGAAGAATGGTGGTGACTGCTGTTGGCGTGAACTCCCAGACAGGCATCATCTTCACACTGCTTGGAGCTGgcggagaggaagaagagaagaaggataAGAAAG GCAAGCAGCAGGATGGGGCCATGGAGAGTAGCCAGACCAAAG GCTCTAACCTTGGCGATGGGGTTCCTCTGTGTGCAGCTAAGAGGCAGGATGGGGCAGTGGCCATGGAAATGCAACCCCTGAAGAGTGCGGAGGGTGGGGAAATGGAGGATCGGGAGAAGAAGAGAGCCCGCGCACCCAAGAAAGAGAAGTCTGTTCTTCAGGGGAAGCTCACGAAGCTAGCCGTGCAGATCGGGAAAGCAG GGCTGGTGATGTCTGCCATCACTGTGATCATCCTGGTCCTCTACTTTGTGATCGAGACGTTTGTTGTGGAGGGCCGGACGTGGCTGGCGGAGTGCACGCCGGTCTATGTGCAGTACTTTGTGAAGTTCTTCATCATCGGTGTCACTGTGCTGGTCGTGGCTGTCCCAGAGGGCCTGCCTCTTGCTGTCACCATCTCCTTAGCTTACTCTGTCAAG AAAATGATGAAAGACAACAACCTGGTGCGCCACCTGGATGCCTGTGAGACCATGGGTAATGCCACAGCCATCTGTTCTGACAAGACGGGCACGCTCACCACCAACCGCATGACCGTGGTCCAGTCCTATCTAGGGGACACCCACTACAAAGAGATTCCGGCCCCCAGCGCCCTGACCCCTAAGATCCTTGACCTCTTGGTCCATGCCATCTCCATCAACAGTGCCTATACCACCAAAATACTA CCTCCTGAGAAGGAAGGCGCCCTCCCACGCCAGGTGGGCAACAAGACAGAGTGCGCCCTACTGGGCTTTGTCCTGGACCTGAAGCGGGACTTCCAGCCCGTGCGGGAGCAGATCCCGGAAGACAAACTTTACAAAGTGTACACCTTCAACTCAGTCCGCAAGTCCATGAGCACAGTCATCCGCATGCCTGACGGTGGCTTCCGCCTCTTCAGCAAGGGGGCCTCGGAGATCCTGCTGAAAAA CTTTCGGCCTCGGGACCGAGACGACATAGTGAGGAAGATCATCGAGCCGATGGCTTGTGACGGTCTCCGCACCATCTGCATCGCGTACCGGGACTTCCCTGAAGGCCAGGAACCTGACTGGGACAATGAGAACGAGGTTGTGAGTGACCTCACCTGCATAGCTGTCGTGGGCATTGAGGACCCTGTGCGGCCCGAG GTCCCTGAAGCTATCCGAAAATGCCAGCGTGCTGGTATCACAGTTCGCATGGTGACTGGGGACAACATCAACACGGCCCGGGCCATTGCGGCCAAATGTGGCATCATCCAGCCCGGGGAGGACTTCCTGTGCCTGGAAGGGAAAGAATTCAACCGGCGGATCCGCAACGAGAAAGGCGAG ATAGAACAGGAGCGGCTGGACAAGGTGTGGCCCAAGCTGAGGGTGCTGGCCCGGTCATCTCCCACCGACAAACACACTCTGGTCAAAG GGATTATCGACAGCACCAGTGGCGAGCAGCGGCAGGTGGTGGCTGTGACTGGGGATGGCACCAACGATGGGCCGGCCCTCAAGAAGGCGGACGTGGGCTTTGCCATG GGCATCGCGGGGACCGATGTGGCCAAGGAGGCGTCCGACATCATCCTGACAGATGACAACTTCACCAGCATCGTCAAGGCCGTCATGTGGGGCCGCAACGTCTACGACAGCATCTCCAAGTTCCTGCAGTTCCAACTGACAGTCAACGTGGTGGCCGTGATCGTGGCCTTCACAGGTGCATGCATTACTCAG GACTCTCCTCTCAAAGCCGTGCAGATGTTGTGGGTGAACTTGATCATGGATACCTTTGCCTCTCTGGCCCTGGCGACGGAGCCTCCCACAGAGTCACTGCTGCTGCGAAAGCCATATGGCCGAGACAAGCCCCTCATCTCCCGCACCATGATGAAGAATATCCTGGGCCACGCTGTGTACCAGCTCGCCATCATCTTCACCCTGCTCTTTGTCG GAGAGCTCTTCTTCGACATCGACAGCGGAAGGAACGCGCCCCTGCACTCACCCCCCTCAGAGCACTATACCATCATCTTCAACACCTTCGTCATGATGCAGCTGTTCAATGAGATCAACGCCCGCAAGATCCACGGCGAGAGGAACGTCTTCGATGGCATCTTCAGCAACCCCATCTTCTGCACCATCGTCCTGGGCACTTTCGGGATCCAG ATTGTTATCGTCCAGTTCGGCGGGAAGCCCTTCAGCTGCTCCCCGCTGTCCACGGAACAGTGGCTCTGGTGCCTGTTTGTTGGTGTTGGGGAGCTGGTCTGGGGACAG GTCATTGCCACCATCCCCACCAGCCAGCTCAAGTGCCTGAAGGAAGCTGGGCATGGACCGGGGAAGGATGAGATGACAGACGAGGAGCTAGCCGAAGGCGAGGAAGAGATTGACCACGCCGAGCGGGAGCTCCGCAGGGGCCAGATCCTCTGGTTCCGGGGCCTGAACCGGATTCAGACCCAG ATGGAGGTAGTGAGTACCTTCAAGAGAAGCGCTTCATTGCAGGGTGCTGTGCGCCGGCGGTCCTCGGTCCTCAGCCAGCTCCATGACGTAACCAATCTTTCTACCCCTACTCACGTAATTCTCTCTGCTGCCAATCCCGCCAGTGCTGCTGGGA ATCCGGGTGGTGAAAGCATTCCGTAG